A genome region from Aurantiacibacter sp. MUD61 includes the following:
- the purH gene encoding bifunctional phosphoribosylaminoimidazolecarboxamide formyltransferase/IMP cyclohydrolase gives MTDVAIKRALLSVSDKTGIVELAGRLAKAGVELVSTGGTARALRDAGLDVRDVSDLTGFPEMMDGRVKTLHPMVHGGLLAVRDDPDHAAAMEAHDIGAIDLVIVNLYPFVNTVMSGADRDTIIENIDIGGPSMVRSSAKNHAYVTIVTDPSDYSELYDELAEHNGATTLAFRKRMAAKAFAATAAYDSAISSWFAFADQGAQFPEALTVATNLGNTLRYGENPHQQAALYLPAGPASPGVPQAQQVQGKELSYNNLNDADAALGLVAEFPADKPAIVIVKHANPCGVAVADTLLEAWQRALACDSVSAFGGIVASNVPLDGPTAEAITQIFTEVVIAPGADDAAREAFAKKKNLRLLMLDELPDPARPGLEMKSIAGGMLFQSRDNGVVGESDLKVVTKRAPTDQEIADALFAWKVAKHVKSNAIVYAKDGVTAGIGAGQMNRRDSSRIAAVRAREAAEAAGWDEPHTKGSAVASDAFFPFADGLLSAVEAGATMVIQPGGSMRDEEVIAAADEAGIAMVFTGMRHFKH, from the coding sequence ATGACGGACGTTGCGATCAAGCGGGCACTCCTTTCAGTGTCCGACAAGACCGGTATTGTCGAACTCGCCGGACGGCTGGCCAAGGCGGGTGTCGAACTGGTTTCAACCGGCGGCACGGCGCGCGCTCTTCGCGATGCCGGGCTGGACGTACGCGATGTGTCCGATCTGACAGGCTTTCCCGAAATGATGGATGGCCGCGTCAAGACGCTGCATCCCATGGTGCATGGCGGCCTGCTCGCCGTGCGGGACGATCCCGATCATGCCGCAGCGATGGAAGCACACGATATCGGCGCGATCGATCTTGTGATCGTCAATCTCTATCCCTTCGTGAATACGGTGATGAGCGGCGCCGATCGCGATACGATCATCGAGAATATAGATATCGGCGGGCCGAGCATGGTGCGCTCTTCCGCGAAGAATCACGCCTATGTCACCATCGTCACCGATCCTTCGGACTATTCCGAACTCTATGACGAGCTGGCCGAGCACAATGGCGCGACGACGCTCGCTTTCCGCAAGCGCATGGCAGCAAAGGCCTTCGCTGCCACCGCAGCTTACGATTCGGCAATCAGCAGCTGGTTCGCTTTCGCCGATCAGGGCGCGCAATTCCCCGAGGCGCTGACGGTGGCGACCAATCTTGGCAACACGCTGCGCTATGGCGAGAACCCGCACCAGCAGGCTGCGCTTTATCTTCCGGCTGGCCCGGCAAGTCCCGGCGTGCCGCAGGCTCAGCAGGTGCAGGGCAAGGAACTCAGCTACAACAATCTGAATGATGCCGATGCGGCACTGGGCCTCGTCGCCGAGTTTCCGGCAGACAAGCCCGCGATTGTCATCGTGAAGCACGCCAACCCGTGCGGCGTCGCCGTGGCGGATACTCTGCTCGAAGCGTGGCAGCGCGCCCTGGCGTGCGACAGCGTTTCGGCCTTTGGCGGTATCGTCGCCAGCAACGTCCCGCTTGACGGGCCGACAGCTGAAGCGATCACCCAGATCTTCACCGAAGTCGTCATTGCGCCCGGCGCAGACGATGCAGCGCGCGAGGCTTTTGCGAAGAAAAAGAACCTGCGACTACTGATGTTGGACGAGCTTCCCGATCCGGCGCGCCCGGGTCTCGAAATGAAAAGTATTGCGGGCGGCATGCTGTTCCAGTCGCGCGACAATGGCGTGGTGGGCGAAAGCGACCTCAAGGTCGTCACCAAACGCGCACCTACTGATCAGGAAATTGCCGACGCTCTGTTTGCCTGGAAAGTCGCCAAGCATGTCAAATCCAACGCGATCGTCTACGCCAAGGATGGCGTGACGGCGGGCATCGGTGCCGGCCAGATGAACCGCCGCGATTCCTCGCGCATTGCCGCTGTCAGGGCGCGCGAAGCAGCAGAGGCAGCTGGTTGGGACGAGCCGCACACCAAGGGCAGCGCGGTCGCATCCGATGCTTTCTTCCCCTTCGCCGACGGCTTGCTGAGCGCGGTCGAAGCCGGGGCGACAATGGTCATCCAGCCGGGCGGCTCCATGCGCGATGAAGAAGTGATCGCGGCTGCGGACGAAGCGGGCATCGCGATGGTCTTCACCGGGATGCGGCACTTCAAACACTAA
- the msrA gene encoding peptide-methionine (S)-S-oxide reductase MsrA, translating to MQAKPFFAALALGLSACALPATSASAEEVFDAPVAARQANESGLQTAVFAGGCFWGIEAIFSHTRGVTSAVAGYHGGTAENANYGSVTSGYTRHAESVRVTYDPSVVRYDQLLQILFSVGADPTLLNRQGPDRGTHYRTAIVPMSGEQRAVAQAYLRQMERSGVWDDPIVARIENYRRFYEAEEYHQDYLLRNPNSGYIRRWDMPKVRALQANFPQLFRSRFRTG from the coding sequence ATGCAAGCCAAACCATTTTTCGCCGCTCTCGCGCTGGGCCTCAGCGCCTGCGCACTGCCCGCCACCAGCGCTTCTGCCGAAGAGGTGTTCGACGCGCCTGTGGCAGCACGCCAGGCCAATGAAAGCGGGTTGCAGACCGCCGTTTTTGCAGGCGGATGCTTCTGGGGCATCGAAGCGATCTTCAGCCATACGCGCGGTGTGACCAGCGCAGTGGCCGGCTATCACGGCGGCACGGCTGAAAACGCCAATTACGGGAGCGTCACCAGCGGCTATACCCGCCATGCGGAAAGCGTGCGGGTGACATATGATCCGTCGGTCGTGCGCTATGACCAACTTCTCCAGATCCTGTTCTCGGTGGGTGCGGACCCGACCCTGCTCAACCGGCAGGGCCCCGATCGCGGCACGCATTACCGCACTGCCATCGTCCCGATGAGCGGGGAACAGCGCGCTGTTGCGCAGGCCTATTTGCGCCAGATGGAGCGTTCAGGCGTGTGGGATGATCCCATCGTCGCGCGGATCGAGAATTATCGTCGGTTCTACGAGGCTGAGGAATATCATCAGGACTATTTGCTGCGGAATCCTAACAGCGGCTACATCCGCCGGTGGGACATGCCCAAGGTGCGGGCGCTGCAGGCCAATTTCCCGCAGCTATTCCGTTCACGCTTCCGCACCGGCTGA
- a CDS encoding Fur family transcriptional regulator — MATQHKHHDHSEHSGDQLVEEAAEVLREAGEQWTAMREDVFRVLAEKARPASAYDIAEDVGKVRGKRVAANSVYRILDLFVRTNLANRIESANAYLVNTHPGCRHDCIFLICDDCGQAEHFDDDKLTNALRDAGKAHGYTNVRPVVELRGLCSDCAS; from the coding sequence ATGGCAACACAGCATAAGCACCACGACCATTCAGAGCACTCTGGCGACCAGCTCGTCGAAGAGGCAGCCGAAGTCCTGCGCGAAGCGGGCGAGCAATGGACGGCCATGCGCGAGGACGTGTTCCGCGTGCTGGCAGAAAAGGCCCGTCCCGCGAGCGCCTACGATATCGCCGAAGATGTGGGCAAAGTGCGCGGCAAGCGCGTCGCGGCCAATAGCGTATATCGCATCCTCGACCTGTTCGTGCGCACCAATCTCGCCAACCGGATCGAGAGCGCGAATGCCTATCTTGTCAACACGCACCCGGGCTGCCGCCATGACTGCATCTTCCTGATTTGCGACGATTGCGGGCAGGCCGAGCATTTCGATGACGACAAGCTAACCAATGCCCTGCGCGATGCGGGCAAGGCGCATGGCTATACGAATGTCCGCCCGGTGGTGGAATTGCGCGGTCTGTGCAGCGACTGCGCGAGCTAG
- the dxs gene encoding 1-deoxy-D-xylulose-5-phosphate synthase — MTASRPDTPLLDTVDTPEDLRKLKPEQLRQLSDELRNEMIDAVGSTGGHLGSGLGVVELTVAIHYIFNTPDDRLIWDVGHQAYPHKILTGRRDRIRTLRQGGGLSGFTKRSESEYDPFGAAHSSTSISAGLGFAVANKLNDKPGKAIAVIGDGAMSAGMAYEAMNNAEQAGNRLIVILNDNDMSIAPPVGGLSAYLARMVSSSEYLGLRNLASKVANKISRRVHSAVGKAEEYTRGMVTGGTLFEELGFYYVGPIDGHNLDHLIPVLENVRDSEQGPILVHVVTTKGKGYDPAENSADKYHGVPKFDVVTGEKKKSAAGAPAYQNVFGETLAKLAETDKRICAITAAMPSGTGVDKFAEAHPDRSFDVGIAEQHGVTFAAGLAAQGMRPFAAIYSTFLQRAYDQVVHDVAIQNLPVRFAIDRAGLVGADGATHAGSFDVTYLASLPNFVVMAAADEAELAHMTYTAVEHDSGPIAFRYPRGNGVGVEMPTDLKKLEIGKGRIVKGDADKGGKVAILSLGARLEEAKKAAAELEAKGLTTTIADMRFAKPLDEELIRKLAATHDVLVTVEEAAIGGLGAHVLTMASDEGLTDGGLKIRTMRLPDVFLDHDDPAKQYDEARLNAPHIVETVLNALRHNSAGVEEARA; from the coding sequence ATGACTGCATCACGCCCTGATACGCCGTTGCTCGATACGGTTGATACGCCCGAAGATCTCCGCAAGCTGAAACCGGAGCAATTGCGCCAGCTTTCCGATGAATTGCGCAATGAAATGATCGACGCCGTCGGCTCCACCGGCGGCCACCTCGGCTCCGGCCTCGGCGTTGTCGAACTGACCGTGGCGATCCATTACATCTTCAATACGCCCGATGACCGGCTGATCTGGGATGTCGGCCACCAGGCCTATCCGCACAAGATCCTGACCGGTCGCCGTGACCGCATCCGTACGCTGCGTCAGGGCGGTGGCCTTAGCGGCTTCACCAAGCGCAGCGAGAGCGAATACGATCCCTTCGGCGCAGCGCACTCCTCGACGTCGATTTCCGCAGGCCTCGGTTTTGCTGTCGCCAACAAGCTGAATGACAAGCCGGGCAAGGCGATTGCGGTAATCGGCGATGGCGCGATGAGCGCCGGCATGGCCTATGAAGCAATGAACAATGCCGAACAGGCGGGCAATCGCCTGATCGTGATCCTCAATGACAATGACATGTCGATCGCGCCGCCCGTGGGCGGTCTCTCCGCCTATCTGGCGCGCATGGTGTCATCGAGCGAATATCTCGGCCTGCGCAACCTCGCCTCGAAAGTCGCCAACAAGATCAGCCGCCGCGTGCATTCGGCAGTCGGCAAGGCAGAAGAATACACCCGCGGCATGGTGACCGGCGGGACGCTGTTCGAAGAATTGGGCTTCTATTACGTCGGCCCGATCGACGGGCACAATCTCGATCACCTGATCCCGGTGCTGGAGAATGTCCGCGATAGCGAGCAGGGCCCGATCCTCGTCCATGTCGTGACGACCAAGGGCAAAGGCTACGATCCGGCTGAAAACAGCGCCGACAAATATCACGGCGTGCCCAAATTCGACGTGGTAACCGGCGAAAAGAAGAAGAGCGCGGCGGGCGCACCTGCCTACCAGAATGTCTTCGGTGAAACGCTGGCGAAGCTGGCGGAAACCGACAAGCGCATCTGCGCCATCACCGCCGCCATGCCGAGCGGTACGGGCGTCGACAAGTTTGCCGAAGCCCACCCCGATCGCAGTTTCGATGTCGGTATTGCCGAGCAGCACGGCGTGACTTTCGCCGCTGGCCTCGCGGCGCAGGGTATGCGGCCTTTCGCGGCGATTTACTCGACCTTCCTCCAGCGCGCCTATGACCAGGTGGTGCACGATGTGGCGATCCAGAACCTGCCGGTTCGCTTTGCCATCGACCGCGCCGGCCTTGTCGGTGCCGATGGCGCGACGCATGCTGGCTCATTCGACGTTACCTATCTCGCCAGCCTGCCCAATTTCGTCGTCATGGCGGCGGCGGATGAGGCGGAGCTTGCGCATATGACCTACACCGCTGTCGAGCATGACAGCGGCCCGATCGCTTTCCGTTACCCGCGCGGCAACGGCGTGGGCGTTGAAATGCCGACCGACCTCAAGAAGCTTGAAATCGGTAAGGGCCGGATCGTCAAAGGCGATGCGGATAAGGGCGGCAAAGTCGCCATTCTCTCGCTCGGTGCGCGTCTCGAAGAAGCGAAGAAAGCAGCGGCAGAGCTGGAAGCCAAGGGCCTAACCACGACCATCGCCGACATGCGCTTTGCAAAGCCGCTCGACGAAGAATTGATCCGCAAGCTCGCTGCCACGCACGATGTGCTGGTGACGGTAGAGGAAGCGGCAATCGGCGGCCTTGGCGCGCATGTGCTGACAATGGCGAGCGATGAGGGGCTGACCGATGGCGGCCTGAAAATCCGCACGATGCGCCTCCCTGACGTGTTCCTCGATCACGATGATCCGGCGAAGCAATATGACGAAGCGCGCCTCAACGCGCCGCATATCGTCGAGACGGTGCTGAACGCCCTGCGGCACAATTCAGCAGGTGTGGAAGAGGCGCGGGCCTGA
- a CDS encoding alpha/beta hydrolase, protein MVAYVVLLLVMIYGALIALVYLNQHRLIYAPPVTRNDVPAGFERVSYTTPDRLELTSGYRPAREGMPTMLFFHGNASSWQASAMVTDQLAAQGYGVLAAEYRGYSGNPGTPSEDGLYQDARGAWQYLREDQGLAESDIVLVGNSIGSGVAVQLATEVRARALVLISPFDSLEETASRKLRWLPVRMLLTDRYANDEKLPEIGEPILILHGEADSLIALEQAQSLASVRDDTVIETYPGWGHDLVVHEPVQERIAQFLSTADDQT, encoded by the coding sequence ATGGTTGCTTACGTCGTCCTGCTCCTTGTCATGATCTATGGCGCGCTCATCGCGCTCGTCTACCTGAACCAGCATCGGCTGATTTACGCTCCACCCGTAACGCGCAACGATGTGCCTGCAGGGTTCGAGCGGGTGAGCTACACAACGCCTGACCGGCTGGAGCTGACCTCCGGCTACCGGCCGGCGCGCGAAGGCATGCCGACTATGTTGTTCTTCCACGGCAATGCCTCCAGTTGGCAGGCTTCCGCCATGGTGACCGATCAGCTTGCTGCGCAGGGATACGGCGTGCTCGCAGCGGAATATCGCGGTTATTCGGGCAATCCCGGCACGCCGTCGGAAGATGGCCTTTATCAAGACGCGCGGGGCGCTTGGCAGTATCTGCGCGAGGATCAGGGCCTTGCCGAGAGCGATATCGTGCTTGTGGGCAATTCCATCGGTTCGGGGGTCGCGGTGCAGCTTGCGACCGAAGTCCGCGCGCGGGCGCTCGTGCTGATCTCACCGTTCGACAGCCTTGAAGAAACCGCTTCGCGCAAGCTGCGCTGGTTGCCGGTGCGCATGCTTCTGACCGATCGCTACGCCAATGACGAGAAACTGCCCGAAATCGGCGAACCGATCCTGATCCTACACGGCGAAGCGGATTCGCTGATCGCGCTGGAGCAGGCGCAATCGCTAGCTTCGGTGCGCGATGATACGGTGATCGAGACCTATCCCGGTTGGGGGCACGACCTTGTAGTGCATGAGCCGGTGCAGGAGCGGATTGCGCAGTTCCTCAGCACCGCCGACGATCAGACGTAG
- a CDS encoding NnrU family protein: MDPALTSLIAASVTFVGTHFALSHPLRAPIVRIVGELGFTIIYSIVAFAAIAWMAHVFGEVQSGSLGGSGDVGWVIATVLTLPAMVLLLGSFIANPALPAPGAEKAARKEPAGALLVTRHPMMWGIALWAVSHIVMWWSWRTNVVALAILILALVGARLQDRKKEALMGEAWAEWESKTSYWPKWSALPKAGWKLWLLGTTAWLAATYAHIHIGNVPAGIWRYV; this comes from the coding sequence ATGGATCCGGCACTCACATCGCTGATTGCCGCGAGCGTCACTTTCGTCGGCACGCATTTCGCGCTCTCGCATCCCTTGCGCGCGCCAATTGTGCGGATAGTGGGAGAGCTCGGCTTCACCATCATCTACTCGATCGTGGCCTTTGCCGCGATTGCCTGGATGGCGCATGTCTTTGGCGAAGTGCAGAGCGGATCTCTCGGTGGCAGCGGCGATGTGGGATGGGTCATCGCGACTGTGCTGACCCTGCCCGCCATGGTGCTGCTGCTCGGAAGCTTCATAGCCAATCCGGCCTTGCCCGCTCCCGGCGCGGAGAAGGCGGCCCGCAAGGAGCCTGCGGGCGCTTTACTCGTGACGCGCCATCCGATGATGTGGGGCATCGCGCTCTGGGCGGTCTCACACATCGTGATGTGGTGGAGCTGGCGCACCAATGTCGTCGCGCTCGCGATCCTGATACTCGCCCTCGTCGGTGCGCGGCTGCAGGATCGCAAGAAGGAAGCGCTGATGGGCGAGGCATGGGCCGAATGGGAAAGCAAGACCAGCTACTGGCCCAAATGGAGCGCGTTGCCGAAAGCAGGCTGGAAACTCTGGCTGCTCGGCACCACCGCATGGCTCGCCGCGACTTATGCGCATATCCATATCGGCAATGTGCCAGCGGGGATCTGGCGCTACGTCTGA
- a CDS encoding amidohydrolase family protein, with product MKRLLTFAASAIALAASPLAAQDIAITGATVATGDGSDPIENATVVVRGGRVIAAGAGVQVPAGVPVLDGTGAWVTPGIFASITNIGLEDVAAVSSSNDIDADDSPFSAALDVAPAINPQAQDFSYSRAGGVTRASVTPGAGSSIFAGQGAVIDLGADFDAVREARAFQMVEMGERGARLAGGSRTSSHALLRNALREAADLDEVGRLRTVTDNGRVRSGDDLSIDPRLAGRAEREGDVLLSRFDAAALVPALRGEQQLYIRVERASDILAAIALREEFPSLDMVIVGATEGWMVADQIAASGIPVIAAALRDLPASFEQLAATQSNVGRLVDAGVTVAIAQYDSSGEHPRNLPQMAGNLVSINNVPGHTGLTWGEAFAAITSVPARIAGHANEGVLRNGAHGDLVLWDGDPLEVSSAPIRVWIDGVEQPLENHQTRLRERYRTLDESQLPPAYRR from the coding sequence ATGAAGCGCCTCCTGACTTTCGCCGCCTCGGCCATAGCGCTCGCCGCCAGCCCGCTCGCCGCACAGGATATTGCCATCACCGGCGCGACCGTTGCGACAGGCGATGGCAGCGATCCGATCGAGAATGCCACTGTCGTCGTACGCGGCGGCCGCGTGATTGCTGCTGGCGCTGGCGTGCAAGTGCCCGCTGGCGTGCCTGTGCTCGATGGCACGGGCGCATGGGTGACACCCGGCATCTTCGCCTCGATTACCAATATCGGACTGGAGGACGTTGCGGCCGTTTCGTCGAGCAATGATATCGATGCGGACGATTCTCCTTTCAGCGCGGCGCTTGACGTCGCGCCCGCCATCAATCCGCAGGCTCAGGATTTCAGCTACAGCCGCGCGGGCGGCGTCACCCGCGCGAGCGTTACGCCGGGCGCAGGCTCTTCGATCTTTGCAGGTCAAGGCGCGGTCATCGATCTCGGTGCCGATTTCGACGCTGTGCGTGAAGCGCGCGCTTTCCAGATGGTGGAAATGGGGGAACGCGGGGCGCGACTGGCCGGTGGCAGCCGAACCTCTTCGCATGCCCTGCTGCGCAACGCCCTTCGCGAAGCAGCCGATCTTGACGAGGTGGGTCGGCTGCGCACGGTGACGGACAATGGCCGTGTTCGCAGCGGCGACGATCTCTCGATAGATCCGCGTCTGGCAGGACGGGCAGAGCGCGAGGGCGATGTCCTGCTTTCCCGCTTCGATGCCGCCGCACTGGTGCCTGCCCTGCGCGGTGAACAGCAGCTCTATATCCGCGTCGAACGCGCGAGCGATATTCTCGCAGCGATTGCCCTGCGCGAGGAATTCCCCTCGCTCGACATGGTGATCGTGGGCGCGACAGAAGGCTGGATGGTCGCAGACCAGATCGCCGCGTCGGGCATTCCGGTGATCGCAGCTGCCCTGCGCGACTTGCCCGCCAGCTTCGAACAGCTTGCAGCCACGCAGAGCAATGTCGGCCGCTTGGTCGATGCCGGTGTCACCGTCGCCATCGCGCAATATGACAGCAGCGGAGAGCACCCGCGCAATCTGCCGCAAATGGCGGGCAATCTGGTCAGCATCAACAATGTGCCGGGACATACGGGGCTGACCTGGGGTGAGGCGTTTGCCGCGATCACATCGGTGCCTGCGCGCATTGCCGGCCATGCCAATGAAGGCGTGCTGCGAAATGGTGCGCATGGCGATCTGGTGCTGTGGGATGGCGATCCGCTGGAAGTGAGCTCTGCCCCGATCCGCGTGTGGATCGATGGCGTTGAACAGCCGCTGGAAAACCACCAGACACGGCTGCGCGAACGCTATCGTACGCTGGACGAAAGCCAGCTTCCGCCAGCCTATCGGCGCTAG
- a CDS encoding amidohydrolase, with the protein MDRHNWKGGPAAAFTSIIALALTGCAAASGATGPETTAAPAASDASSEPYASTYERYPGVPTALVGATIYDGAGGRIENGVVLFANGEVVGVGDSNLAIPEGYLEIDGTGRFVTPGIIDIHSHLGDYPSPSVPAHSDGNEATSPTTPEVWAEHSVWPQDPGFSRALANGGITSLQILPGSANLMGGRSVTLKNVPSRTVQGMKFPGAPYSMKMACGENPKRVYGGRGRMPSTRMGNFAVNRETWMEAQAWMERDNPGRDLAMETLAGVLDGEIGIQNHCYRADEMALVLDMADEFGYQVSAFHHAVEAYKIADILAEHDVCAAVWADWYGFKMEAYDAIPENAALLHNAGACVVIHSDDENGIQRLNQEAAKAQADGIRMGFDISDADVIGWITLNAARAMGIDEMTGSLEAGKMADIVLWNGDPLSVYSRPEMVWIDGALMYDMNNPLMRPVSDFELGQPGEGDVK; encoded by the coding sequence ATGGACCGTCACAATTGGAAAGGCGGTCCAGCCGCCGCATTCACGAGCATAATCGCGCTGGCGCTGACCGGCTGCGCAGCGGCATCGGGCGCCACCGGCCCCGAAACCACCGCTGCGCCTGCCGCAAGCGACGCATCGAGCGAGCCATATGCGTCTACCTATGAACGCTATCCGGGCGTGCCGACGGCATTGGTCGGCGCGACCATTTACGATGGCGCTGGCGGACGCATCGAGAACGGCGTGGTGCTGTTCGCGAACGGCGAAGTGGTGGGTGTGGGCGATTCCAATCTCGCTATTCCCGAAGGCTATCTGGAAATCGACGGCACCGGTCGTTTTGTAACTCCCGGCATTATCGACATCCACTCGCACCTCGGCGATTACCCTTCGCCCAGCGTTCCAGCGCATAGCGATGGCAATGAGGCGACCAGCCCGACTACGCCTGAAGTCTGGGCCGAACACTCGGTCTGGCCGCAGGACCCGGGCTTCAGCCGCGCGCTGGCCAATGGTGGGATTACCTCGCTGCAGATCCTCCCCGGTTCGGCGAACCTCATGGGTGGCCGCTCTGTAACGCTCAAGAACGTGCCCAGCCGCACGGTCCAGGGCATGAAATTTCCCGGCGCGCCCTATTCGATGAAAATGGCCTGCGGTGAAAATCCGAAGCGCGTCTACGGTGGCCGCGGCCGCATGCCGTCTACGCGCATGGGCAATTTCGCGGTCAATCGCGAGACATGGATGGAAGCGCAGGCGTGGATGGAGCGGGACAATCCCGGCCGCGATCTCGCCATGGAAACGCTCGCCGGTGTGCTCGATGGCGAGATCGGCATCCAGAACCACTGCTACCGCGCCGATGAAATGGCGCTCGTCCTCGATATGGCGGATGAGTTTGGATACCAGGTATCCGCATTCCATCATGCCGTCGAAGCGTACAAGATCGCCGATATTCTGGCAGAGCACGATGTCTGCGCGGCCGTCTGGGCGGACTGGTATGGCTTCAAGATGGAAGCCTATGATGCGATCCCCGAAAACGCTGCACTATTGCACAATGCGGGCGCCTGCGTCGTCATCCACTCGGATGATGAGAATGGCATCCAGCGCCTCAATCAGGAAGCCGCCAAGGCGCAGGCAGACGGCATCCGCATGGGCTTCGATATTTCCGATGCCGATGTGATCGGTTGGATCACTCTCAACGCCGCGCGCGCCATGGGTATCGATGAGATGACGGGCAGCCTAGAGGCCGGCAAAATGGCCGACATCGTCTTGTGGAACGGCGATCCGCTTTCCGTTTATTCCCGCCCCGAAATGGTCTGGATCGACGGCGCTCTCATGTACGATATGAACAATCCGCTGATGCGCCCGGTGAGCGATTTCGAGCTTGGCCAGCCCGGTGAAGGAGATGTGAAATGA
- a CDS encoding peptide MFS transporter, which produces MTELKELALWNYADWAAAISVLVLGGFLIGGAFAITRPQDEVLGHPKGLYMLFFAEMWERFSYYGMRALLTLYLVKHWLFDDSNANLIYGAYTSLVYITPVLGGWLADKYLGQRKAVLFGAVLLTAGHFFMAFEGDGSGYANDSTVNIFWLALALIIVGSGFLKANISVMVGQLYPRTDIRRDSAYTIFYMGINLGAATGVLIAAYIGETVSWAWGFGLAGFGMLLGLVVFVLGKSLLRGNGESPVPAKLKEKVAGLNLEWLLYVVGLVGVAVIWVLIQYQETVGWILLLSGILLLGYVLQQALYKLPGEDGTVSKGSTTGIFYGGVAALLVAAALMFYQNGTSLISNAVGGLGLILVIAASAMEAKKSENYARDRVFAMIFVILLMPLFWGLFEQAGGSMNLYTDRHVDRGGIPTTFFQSINPIYIIVLAPLFAAAWQWMARGGWEPSAIAKMGLGIVQMGLAFVVFVWGAEQFSVTGESGALLTPVLFLFLFYLLSTTGELCLSPVGLSAINRLSARHMASLMMAAFFFGTAGGNYVAGFMGSLMGEGEGGDMTREAALEVYWAMGLVAVGIGVFVTIVSPLVKKLMHLDKLTDDNVGDDLAGQSEGPGEAQGAGIHPEVKG; this is translated from the coding sequence ATGACCGAACTTAAAGAGCTTGCGCTGTGGAATTATGCAGACTGGGCGGCGGCGATCTCCGTCCTAGTGCTGGGTGGCTTCCTTATTGGCGGCGCCTTTGCCATCACGCGCCCGCAGGACGAAGTTTTGGGCCACCCCAAGGGCCTCTACATGCTGTTCTTCGCCGAAATGTGGGAGCGTTTCTCCTATTACGGCATGCGCGCGCTTTTGACGCTCTACCTCGTCAAGCATTGGCTTTTCGACGATAGCAATGCGAACCTCATCTATGGTGCATACACCAGCCTCGTTTACATCACTCCGGTGCTGGGCGGCTGGCTGGCTGACAAATACCTCGGCCAGCGCAAGGCAGTACTGTTCGGTGCCGTGCTGCTGACGGCAGGTCACTTCTTCATGGCATTTGAAGGGGACGGTTCGGGCTATGCCAACGATTCCACGGTCAACATCTTCTGGCTCGCTCTGGCGCTGATCATCGTCGGCTCGGGCTTCCTGAAAGCCAATATCTCGGTGATGGTCGGCCAGCTTTATCCGCGTACCGATATTCGCCGCGATAGCGCCTATACCATCTTCTACATGGGCATTAACCTCGGCGCGGCCACGGGCGTGCTGATCGCAGCCTACATCGGTGAAACGGTAAGCTGGGCATGGGGCTTCGGCCTTGCCGGCTTCGGTATGCTGCTGGGCCTCGTCGTGTTCGTGCTCGGCAAATCGCTGCTGCGCGGCAATGGCGAATCGCCCGTTCCTGCCAAGCTCAAGGAAAAGGTAGCAGGCCTCAATCTCGAGTGGCTGCTGTATGTCGTCGGCCTTGTCGGTGTTGCGGTGATCTGGGTGCTGATCCAGTATCAGGAAACTGTCGGCTGGATTCTCCTGCTCTCGGGCATTCTGCTGCTCGGCTATGTGCTCCAACAGGCGCTGTACAAGCTGCCGGGTGAAGACGGCACGGTCAGCAAGGGCTCGACCACCGGCATCTTCTACGGCGGTGTGGCTGCGCTGCTGGTTGCGGCAGCACTGATGTTCTACCAGAACGGCACGAGCCTGATTTCCAACGCAGTGGGCGGACTGGGCCTCATCCTAGTCATCGCAGCAAGCGCGATGGAAGCGAAGAAAAGCGAGAACTATGCGCGTGACCGCGTGTTCGCGATGATCTTCGTGATCCTGCTCATGCCGCTTTTCTGGGGGCTGTTCGAACAGGCCGGTGGCTCGATGAACCTCTACACCGATCGCCATGTCGATCGCGGCGGTATCCCGACCACATTCTTCCAGTCGATCAACCCGATCTACATCATCGTGCTCGCACCGCTGTTCGCCGCCGCATGGCAGTGGATGGCGCGCGGCGGGTGGGAACCCTCCGCCATTGCCAAGATGGGTCTCGGCATCGTGCAGATGGGCCTCGCCTTCGTGGTCTTCGTATGGGGTGCAGAGCAGTTCAGCGTTACGGGTGAAAGCGGCGCGCTGCTGACCCCGGTGCTGTTCCTGTTCCTCTTCTACCTGCTGTCGACCACGGGTGAGCTCTGCCTCAGCCCGGTTGGCCTTTCGGCGATCAACCGCCTCTCGGCGCGTCACATGGCCAGCCTGATGATGGCAGCCTTCTTCTTCGGCACCGCAGGCGGCAACTACGTCGCCGGCTTCATGGGCTCGCTCATGGGTGAAGGCGAAGGCGGCGACATGACTCGCGAAGCCGCGTTGGAAGTCTATTGGGCCATGGGCCTTGTGGCTGTCGGCATCGGCGTGTTCGTCACCATCGTCAGCCCGCTGGTGAAGAAGCTGATGCATCTCGACAAGCTGACAGACGACAATGTCGGCGACGATCTTGCCGGTCAGTCCGAAGGGCCGGGCGAAGCGCAGGGCGCAGGCATCCACCCCGAAGTGAAGGGATAA